The region GAATGGCAATCATCACCGCTCTGGGAAGGGTCACCTGGAAAAGGGATGACAAGAGTGTTATGTGCAGCATATTTGTGCCTGCACTGgcctctttctgtttgtttttcctttgccacCACCCACATCTCTCAATCAAACTCCTCCACTTGCTAAGCTTTTCCACAGAACAAGACTTAGATCCAGATTCACATGGCAGTCTTTACACCAATCCTCCAAAGATGTCAGGCAAACAGTAAGGCTGTACATTTCAAAAGCTagccttaaaaaacaaaacaaaacaaaaaaactacaaccaaatcttattaaaaatattttggttcaGAGCTGCCCAAGATGTCTGCTGCGTTCTTCTTGATTACTTTAGTACTGATTTGTTACTATTGTGTTATGTCTTGTAGTGTGCTGCATCATCCCATGAACATTTCGCCATCACTCAAGGAGTACCAGTGTGTGTTGCACCACATTTAATCCTCTACAGGCTAAATCAAACAGAGCAGCACAAAGAAGATTTTCTCTGGGTAggaactatttttctttttctagtggCAGGATGCTATCTTGGAACACCACACATCATTTTAAGGCTCAGTAAAATCAAAAAACACTACCATATGCAAGTGAAAGctctggaaaaaaagcagctagtAGGGTGATCACAGAGCAACTGTGTACATCTAAAAACCTGGAATATCAATTTTTGCATTCCCCATTCCCACTGTATGACAAGATACAGCAACTCCCTACATTGTTGCCTCCAGTCTGCAAGGGTGTGAACATCAGTGCTCATGGTCTTGTGGGAGACAGCACCATATGACCCTAAGATCTTTGCTGCCTGCCATTTAGGTTAATATTTAACTGTGTATATTCATTTAATCTGTAAAATATTGTGTGCTGCACACTCTGCACACTCTATACACTCTGTACCCACAGAGCTCTTTCTAAAAAagggctgcctgctgctgcagtaTCTGATCTGTGAAAAGAGGTAACATGGCACAGAGAAGGCTGGTGTGAGATGCAAGTGAGCTACCTCAGTGCCTATAGCATGGACGGAACAATGCCTAAAAAGCAGATGTTTAAAGACATCTGGGTCACTCCGAGTTAGATTCCCTCCCCAGTGGGCCTTGGCTTGCTCTGAAGCTCCCCCTCCAGGCATTGGGGAgacaaaaactgtttttttgATGCGTACGTTATGGATCAAGTCTTTTAGGGAATACATGGTGTTAGGAAACCTTTATGGATTATAGCAGAGAGTGCTTTTCTCCATAAATCTAAGAGTCTACAGTGAGATCCTCTAAACACTAAGGCAAAACTTCATCCCCAAAGCATCCAAGTGCTGCctaatagcttttattttttcccagtcaAGGGGGTATTTCAGTGCTTTCTTGTAGGCAGgctgttattttgtttagagatcTATTTTTATCCTTTCTGGACACATCCGTAGGTGTCTTGCCCCAGAAGACAGAACAAACCAGGAGGAAAGCTCAGTCGCCTTTTCTCAATGCTCTAATCTCTTGATTACCACTCTTAACACAATCATAGATAGAATCAAACGTATTAGCAGCAGGATTAAGGAAGTAAAACCCAGCTCAGTCACTCACCTCAGGCTTCTTCAGTTCCTCGGTTACATAGTTCAGGTTGTTCCAGCCATCATAGGACCAGAGTCCCTGGTAAAACGCCACTCCAACTGCCCCGATACCTGCAGTGGTGTTTTGGAAGGCATTTTGAAAACTCTGAGTTTGTCCCTTGGCAAGCAGCACCAATCCACCCACCACGATCACCAGCAAAGCCAAGAGTTTGGCAGCTGTGAAAATGTTCATGATTGACGTTGCCAGCCTCACGTTGAGACAGTTGATGATCGTTAAAAGCAGGATGCAGGCCGCCGCTGCACATTTGACGACAACCTGTGGGGATGAGCATCCTGGGTAGAAGGGCGCAACGGCGTATTCAGCAAAGCTCAGACAGACAGCTGCCAAACTAGCCGGTCTCACCAGGATAACTGAGGTGTAGGCGAAAAGGAACGCAGGAAAAGAACCAAAAATCCTCAAGATGTAAATATATTCTCCTCCAGACTCCTTAATTATGGTTCCAAGCTCAGCGTATGACAAGGCTCCAAGCGTGGCCAGGACACCACAGGCTGCCCAGATAAGCAGGCTGCTGGCGGGGCTCCCCATATGATGTAGCACCCACTCAGGGGACATAAAGATCCCTGAGCCTATCATGGTGCCTGCAATTAATGACACTCCACTAATCAGGCCCACCTCTTGCTTCAGTCTtaatttctccttcccttcaccCAGATCTGAGGATGTATGAGGTGAATCCActgtcttccttttcctcattGTGGAAATGTTAGGAGATGTTGTCAGGAGAAAATATGGAATGACACTGTGGCATTTGAATAAGGGCTATCTCAGGCTTTTAAGGTTAAGTTAATAATTACAGAAGTCGTGCTGAACACTTTCAAGAAACACAAACCTACCTTCAGTGTTTTGCATTCTTTCACTACCCATGTTATCTCGATAATTTATTATGGTTCAGATTCTGCCAAGACTGATTATCTTGGACTCCCATTGCAAGCAATGGAAATGGCATTCAGCTCCACCTCAGAATCACTCAATACCTTACTAGACTGTGTCCCTGATTACCCTTCCTTTAAATTATGCTTCAAAGGGCATCTGAAATAAGGATCAGGTAAGCAAAATCCCTATGCAAACCTGTACTTTATTCTTTGATCAAATGTGAATGCTCAAGCACCTGCTTTAGAGCTCAgtcatattttctttccccactATAAAGGATCAAACAAGCTTGTCACCCAACACGCTATGGCTTTGCTCAACAAGGAACATTTCCAGTGTCTtaatcaaagacagaaaaatgttctGCTAAAAACAGTccagaaactgtttttctgcACAACAGTAGGGGGCATTTCTGGCTTTTTCAAATTTTAGAAAGTGAAGGAGAGGAATAAAAAGGCTTTAATTACATTTCAATGGCCCCTTTTCACCAATGTACCTGAGGTATGCACATTCTTAGCAGACTATGATCTTCAAGAGCACTTCGTCACTGCTCATCATATCCATGTTTCAGTGCACACCCAGGAGAAATAGAGAGGCACAAGCTTTTGGAAATGCCACTGACCCCTTCTTAGATATCTAATACACAAAATTTCAGACCTTGGGGCAGATTCTGCCATAAATCCAAATATTGTTACAGTGCATGAGGGTGTATTTTGTGTTCTGTAATACATACGAAGTATTAAGCAGAAGGGAATGTCCGTATGGATTCCTTTGAACTTAAAGTAAACTTCACTGATTGCAACTGCAAAGAAGGAGAGTTTCTGTCCCTGGTGGTCTCTTGCAGACTCGTGCTGTGATAAGTACCAGAAAACAGGAGCGAGACCTTCCTCAGCCCTTCATGCAAACAGCAGACCtcaaatttttaaaactgcctGTCTTCCTCGACCATCTGAGCtaaaaaaaagcatgaatataaacagaaaagtatttttactgtttgtcTAAAATTTCCTTATCTTCTAAATAATTtagctttctctttccttgccttttttttttttttttaataatctcactaagctttgcagttttctgcaAGAAGCATCCATGATAATGCTTGGACTCTTACCAAAACTCATGGGCCCATAAGTAAAACAACATATACAACTCATGTAATTTCTCACACTAAGACAAATAATGTTGCACAAATTTTAGCACTGGGCTGAAAGCCTTAAATTTctttaaagaagcaaaaaaggactgaaatttcattaaatagctggggtttttcaACAGTATAAATCTTACTAGAtgaggaaataaagagaaaagctgGGGGGGGCTGTAAGGGATACTAGAATACGAGCTATTCCTAATGCCAGCTCACTTGTATTCAGTAGGAAATGGATGGCAGCTGCAATTCTCCTAATTTTAAAGTCGCCAAGAAAAAATCACAGCTGACCAAGCCACAGCTTTAACAAGAGCAAAATGTTACTTTATCTGTATCAAGTAGGTTTTTTTAAGTCTTACTTGCAAAGGTGTGAGTTCTGAGAATGAACATCTGCACCTTCTACTGCAAGGATGCAAGTTGGCGAGTTCCAAGTTAATGGTTTGCGAAGTGCTTGAGAACTTTGAGGGAGGCATCTCAGTAATGCagagtgttttgttttacttccaCCAAGGGACAGCGCTCTTCTTGTCAGCTGGTTTAGCTATTTGTAGtgtattcttttttaaattgctaATCACAGTGTTAGGCAACGCTGGAATCCTTCCGAGGTCTGAAGGTCTGGATTTTTTCTGCACTATAGATACCCCTGTGTGCATCCATACACATGTTATATGCGCCAATCctaactgaaaatgttttcacaaaATACAGTTAAATCAATGCTAAAGGAAAAACTAATATCACTACAGGTAATTAAGTGTCCTTCTAGTAAGGTTATAGATATTTCCATAACTATTATCCTATTTTAATGAAGGAGCTTCTTTTCTAAAGTGTAAATGCAAGGTTCTTGGAGGGCATGAGAGGATCTTTTCAAAGCTTTACAGTTCCTGCTCCAAGAAATCAAGAACTTTTAATCTAATGTTGTAGAAAGAATCAGAATTTCTTCAAAGTTgatcatgtaaaaaaaaattctgtaagACCACTCAGATAACAAGGATTAATTAACTGTACATCAATAGCTCCAGTCAGTTCCTAAAGGAACATCTATTTTCAATCCCAGGATCATTGTTACTCAGTTCTAACTGCTTCTACCTAAAGTAATAACGCATCAGATAAATCATGATAAGAACTTCAGGCTATTCCTGTGTAAGCTAAGACATACTGATTACTTtagaattctttttttccattgactTGTTCTTCTTTTGACTGGTATCATAAGATATTTTAGTCAAATGAGTTGTCACAGTTATAATTTGTCAATACTGGATTGGCAAAAGGGCATCTCACTGCTCTTCTTCAAAAGATGTGTATgagcagaagtaaaaataaggtGCTGCTTTCTTCTTATGTCAAAGCAAAACTTTGTTGCTCGGGCTGTCACATAATAAATCCCTTGCCTAAACAACTCTCCCTTTTCATTTACCTTTGACATTGCAATGAGTGGTTGCCATCTACTGGTCTCAAAACAATAAGGCAGCTTTGTCCAGTGAAACACGGTGCACCCTGCATTTGGTTTTGATATTTTGCATTactgattaaaaagaaacccTACAATAAGTATTAGTTCTTCAGTATTAAGGTAACACAGATAGACAATATACTTGAGTCGTGAATGAAAATTCTCTTTGATGTGTTTAGTGCTATTTTTGTCCCAGCAATAGCTACAAGGGCTAGAGAAAGCTAATTTAAGGTAAAGGCCAATGTCAGTGGTAAGAGCTAGTCAAAACATGTGGGCAgatattttgcaatatttaatTTCAGGTCCCAGGAGtgatatttggaacaaagttatAGGCTGGGCTTCCCTGTTCCATGCTTGGGAGAGGGTTACAAATCTCAGAAtggactttaaaaataacccaCAGTCTGAGGGTGGACCAGTCAAAGCCATTCCCAGTAACTTTCTTCAGAGGTAGACACCAATATTACACTTGGAAAACTGTGAAGGGATCGAGACACCTTCTCACATCCGAGCCCCCAAACAGCTTTGGGTTCCCATCCCGTGGGAGATGAGCTGGACCCACCACGTCCTCTCATGGTGCTGGCAGCCCCCATgcaccatggggacatcagaGCTCACTTGTCCCCAAGAGACCAGGGCCCCCGATACACCTGGGAACAAAGACCTCTGGCTGGGACTATAAAAATGTCAAGGTAagacccaccaccaccaccaacataaaaccccacaccaaaacacagaacaacctaacaaaacaaaaccaaaacaaacaaacaaacaggttGGGCTGCTGGGAACaggatggggaggaaaaaaaatgcatttcttaggATGCAGGGCAGCCATAGTCTTCACAAGAATAGTCACTAAAACGGAGCTTGTTTAAGTTTGGACAGTAACTGCCTTTCCCTGGCATGTTACAATAGCAGATCTGAGCCCAGGGGATTAAGACGGAATCTAAAAAACCAGAATTTACCGTAAGCTAAGTTAGTGTTTCCTGTCTGGGTCTGCGGGCAGCCAGGGCTCAGCATAGTCTGGTTCTGCAACTGTTATACTCCGAaagatttgcttttgttttacagatattgtgcaggaaaaatgtatttggtaTGCCACATGTTGCTAATCAGatactaaatattttgtttggttattaTCTTACTGTATCCAGGAGGAAGCCACCAGTGTCACATTGCATGTTCTCTGGGCTGCTCTGTGGAGCTGGGCACAGGGCAGTAACCGTCCTGCCGCTATACGTTGTTTGGGTGTGCTCTTAAATAGAAGAACCGTTACAGAACATAGTGGTGGAATAACGCAAAACAAGAACCATGGCAGAAAATAGAGTAATTACAGCTTTAATGAGTACTGATCCCACCGCTGCTTGCAAAGGTCAGGAGTTGTGACTGAAAGTTCAGTTTgccaacatttcatttttattagaaaGGTTTATAATAAAACTAGAAAATATAATGCTGCTTCTGATACTGCTAGAGTAGCTTTCTGAAGCTAAACAGGCAAATAAGGATTGCATTTTTGCCACTGGacactgaaaatattcaaaaccaaTACAAAAGAAGATCCTAagcaaagaataaatatttaagtcCCAAGACTGAGAGAAATAAGAGTATCCATGCGAAGTGTTTATTCCCCAAGCTGGTGGAGCAGTGacattgcttaaaaaaaaccaaacaaaccaacaacaaaacacacaccaaaaaaaccccacaaaaccaaacccaaacttaagcaaataaaaaagcaaacaaacaaaaataaaaatcaaactacTAAAAGATCAAGAGTCTTAGACTGATGCTGGCTCTGGGATTCCACGTGTTGGCACTGCAGGCAGTTACTGTACCAAGCAGGATTGCTACATTTCCTTTCGCCCACTGAGGGAATATTATACAAATTTCCTCCTTCATTCCTGTTTACATCCATATTTCCTGATTTTATGGCTATACACAGTGTATAAATATAGGTGTGTACACATACAACATTCCAAACCtgtcctatttttcttttctgagcaGTGCTTTAAATAagcttaaaaaattattttgcatttgtttataCTCTTCAGAACTTCCAAATTTCAGAATTaacttttaatgtatttattaggTTTAATTCAAGATTAGATTATCTTGTCCTATATGAAGTCTGTTTTCCAGAATCTTTATCAAATGAATGCTATAGTTTTATATaccaaaatacaaataaacattttcattaaaactttCAACCAAGCATCatgaaaaatagaattaaagCATGGCTATATTTTAAACTCTGAAATTCTGAATAATCAGTGAAATGCATTCCAGCATCTATGAGTAgatgtataaaaatacattcacTAACACTA is a window of Columba livia isolate bColLiv1 breed racing homer chromosome 3, bColLiv1.pat.W.v2, whole genome shotgun sequence DNA encoding:
- the LOC102093337 gene encoding b(0,+)-type amino acid transporter 1 isoform X1: MRKRKTVDSPHTSSDLGEGKEKLRLKQEVGLISGVSLIAGTMIGSGIFMSPEWVLHHMGSPASSLLIWAACGVLATLGALSYAELGTIIKESGGEYIYILRIFGSFPAFLFAYTSVILVRPASLAAVCLSFAEYAVAPFYPGCSSPQVVVKCAAAACILLLTIINCLNVRLATSIMNIFTAAKLLALLVIVVGGLVLLAKGQTQSFQNAFQNTTAGIGAVGVAFYQGLWSYDGWNNLNYVTEELKKPEVTLPRAVMIAIPLVTCLYLLVNVSYLAAMTPAELLSSGAVAVTWGDKVLGSWAWLMSLAVALSTFGSSNGTFFSGGRVCYIAAREGHMPDILSMAHVRCLTPSPALLFTSAMSLIMIIPGTFTSIVNFFSFIAWLCYGMTISGLLYLKIKKPELPRSYKVPIVIPIIVLVAAVYLVVAPIIDQPQIEILYIVLFIFSGIILYFPLVHFKYHPRFLQRVTLHLQLFLEVAPTTKDAN
- the LOC102093337 gene encoding b(0,+)-type amino acid transporter 1 isoform X2, encoding MRKRKTVDSPHTSSDLGEGKEKLRLKQEVGLISGVSLIAGTMIGSGIFMSPEWVLHHMGSPASSLLIWAACGVLATLGALSYAELGTIIKESGGEYIYILRIFGSFPAFLFAYTSVILVRPASLAAVCLSFAEYAVAPFYPGCSSPQVVVKCAAAACILLLTIINCLNVRLATSIMNIFTAAKLLALLVIVVGGLVLLAKGQTQSFQNAFQNTTAGIGAVGVAFYQGLWSYDGWNNLNYVTEELKKPEVTLPRAVMIAIPLVTCLYLLVNVSYLAAMTPAELLSSGAVAVTWGDKVLGSWAWLMSLAVALSTFGSSNGTFFSGGRVCYIAAREGHMLYSMALLWHDHFWSPVFKNQETRIAKILQGPNCHPYNRAGGGCVPGGSSHHRSAPN